One window from the genome of Leptospira ryugenii encodes:
- a CDS encoding patatin-like phospholipase family protein: MSKTSFANKLTLIELFRNIPRTALREFVHCMQREQLQAGDILFEEGSDGNDLFILLAGKLRYDKKAISGESLKMGEFTRQDLIGELSLFTGEKRSATVRAIRDSELIRIPELRAREIFSKYPEALLSLTQVIAKRLAHANDSNIQKVQKPRVFTLLSALDQDKISSLMHRWGLSLLREGSFCFVDESFYLNRFGGLSHLEKTERESEMIRLLARLESEYDTIIYLIKDSDQNQEWIERAIRQGDVFLFVKPAEAGKHCIRLENLYFSNQKIMRPSYLVLLQPNSDKVLPGTQKHLEDSKYERFFHVHLDRPDSLDRLTRGILGKSIGLALGGGGAKGFAHLGVWKSIEENKLPIDMVAGTSAGSIFAALFAMGLRMKEASEATKKIWVDKDLLNEYTIPVLSLTTGGKYTDAIRQFFGDIQIEDLWIPFQAIACDLSTGEKVILREGSLWKAVRASTSIPGIIPPFLEGEAILVDGGVLDNVPGLPILEAGAGVLIAVDVFGDFDPKQDKEIRDYLKSPVQGVLSNPILPIFNYIQKNLSFSPQFPPIGEIIIRSFLSSSRERIHLTENAAQVYLKIPTQSFGILDWSAFSDLIDLGYTESIVPISEFARDRQSVSKSF; this comes from the coding sequence ATGAGCAAAACTTCTTTCGCAAATAAACTGACGTTAATTGAACTCTTCCGAAACATCCCTCGCACTGCCTTGAGAGAATTTGTTCATTGTATGCAGAGAGAACAACTACAAGCAGGTGATATTTTATTTGAAGAAGGTTCGGATGGTAATGACCTCTTTATCCTGCTCGCTGGAAAGCTCAGATATGATAAAAAGGCTATTTCTGGTGAGAGCCTAAAAATGGGTGAGTTTACCAGACAAGATTTAATCGGTGAATTGAGTCTGTTTACTGGAGAGAAACGTTCTGCAACGGTAAGGGCAATTCGTGATTCAGAACTGATTCGTATTCCAGAGCTTCGTGCCAGAGAAATATTTTCCAAATACCCAGAAGCACTCTTAAGTTTAACCCAAGTCATAGCAAAAAGATTGGCCCATGCCAATGATTCAAACATACAAAAGGTCCAAAAACCGAGGGTCTTTACTCTTTTATCTGCTTTAGATCAGGATAAGATCTCGAGTCTTATGCACAGGTGGGGATTGTCCTTACTCAGAGAGGGAAGTTTTTGTTTTGTCGACGAAAGTTTTTACCTAAACCGATTTGGGGGATTAAGCCATCTAGAGAAAACAGAAAGAGAATCAGAGATGATTCGACTTCTGGCACGATTGGAATCAGAATATGATACCATCATTTATTTGATCAAAGACTCCGACCAAAACCAAGAATGGATAGAACGAGCTATTCGGCAAGGGGATGTTTTCCTTTTTGTAAAACCTGCTGAGGCAGGCAAACATTGCATTCGATTGGAGAATTTGTATTTCTCCAATCAAAAGATTATGAGACCAAGTTATCTGGTTTTACTACAACCTAATTCAGATAAGGTGTTACCAGGAACGCAAAAACATTTAGAAGATTCAAAATACGAGCGGTTCTTTCATGTACACTTAGATCGGCCTGATAGTTTAGATCGTCTAACAAGAGGCATCTTGGGAAAGTCGATCGGCTTAGCTCTAGGCGGAGGTGGAGCGAAGGGTTTTGCTCACTTAGGAGTTTGGAAATCCATCGAAGAAAACAAACTTCCTATCGATATGGTAGCGGGGACAAGTGCTGGTTCAATTTTTGCTGCTTTATTTGCAATGGGTTTGCGGATGAAGGAGGCAAGCGAGGCAACAAAAAAAATCTGGGTAGACAAAGACTTGTTAAACGAATATACGATTCCAGTACTATCCTTGACAACTGGAGGAAAGTATACGGACGCGATCCGGCAATTCTTTGGTGATATACAAATTGAGGACCTTTGGATTCCATTCCAAGCAATTGCCTGCGATTTGAGTACTGGTGAGAAAGTGATCCTTCGAGAAGGTAGTTTGTGGAAGGCGGTTCGAGCGAGTACTTCGATCCCTGGAATTATTCCTCCTTTTTTGGAAGGGGAGGCAATTCTTGTGGATGGCGGGGTTTTGGACAATGTGCCTGGTTTGCCCATATTGGAAGCGGGAGCCGGAGTTTTGATCGCCGTAGACGTGTTTGGTGATTTTGATCCTAAACAAGACAAAGAAATCAGAGATTACCTCAAATCTCCAGTACAAGGAGTACTGAGTAATCCAATCTTGCCCATTTTTAATTATATTCAAAAAAATCTCAGTTTCTCACCTCAATTCCCTCCTATAGGTGAAATTATCATTCGTTCCTTTTTGTCATCTAGCCGAGAGAGAATTCACCTAACAGAAAATGCAGCACAAGTCTATTTGAAGATTCCTACTCAATCATTTGGAATCTTAGACTGGTCCGCATTTTCTGACCTAATCGATTTAGGATATACTGAATCGATTGTGCCTATATCCGAATTTGCAAGGGATAGACAGAGCGTATCAAAATCATTTTAA
- a CDS encoding alpha/beta hydrolase, whose protein sequence is MKKILKKLTLLFAVFAIILLGAGFYFSSEIISFRKRTLLEDQTNLKIKNVSDFGLPVPKEISFQSMGLVLKGWHFANPNSKGCGIITLHGITGTRWGGLKYAPYFWKKGCDVFAYDARRHGESEGIYGTYGFYEKNDLASAHKTFSEITNIPKNRIGIVGESYGAATALLYVSGRPDVQFVLADSPFKSFHSIIAERAEVLYGKPILLLVPIAIAIAEWRADFDEDEISILDAAKGINIPSLLVHSESDDYTMPSHSKEIEENIATKKKKLYRTKNGAGHAKSILVNREEYERTIDEFITNYSVYGSQ, encoded by the coding sequence GTGAAAAAAATCTTAAAAAAATTGACTTTACTTTTTGCTGTATTCGCAATTATATTGTTAGGTGCTGGTTTTTATTTTTCCTCTGAAATCATCTCATTTAGAAAGCGGACACTTCTGGAAGACCAAACCAATTTGAAAATCAAGAATGTCTCCGACTTTGGTTTACCGGTGCCAAAAGAAATTTCTTTCCAAAGTATGGGATTAGTTTTGAAAGGATGGCATTTTGCCAATCCAAACTCCAAAGGCTGTGGCATCATCACACTTCATGGTATTACAGGTACACGTTGGGGAGGATTAAAATACGCTCCGTACTTTTGGAAAAAAGGCTGTGATGTTTTTGCTTATGATGCAAGAAGGCATGGAGAAAGCGAAGGTATTTACGGAACCTATGGATTCTATGAAAAAAACGACTTAGCTAGTGCCCACAAGACATTTTCCGAAATAACAAACATTCCAAAGAATCGCATCGGTATCGTTGGTGAATCGTATGGAGCCGCAACAGCATTGTTATACGTGAGTGGAAGGCCAGATGTGCAGTTTGTACTTGCTGATTCACCCTTCAAAAGTTTTCATTCGATCATTGCGGAGAGAGCAGAAGTATTGTATGGCAAACCTATCCTCCTTTTGGTTCCCATCGCCATAGCCATTGCTGAATGGAGGGCAGATTTTGACGAGGACGAAATTTCTATCCTAGATGCTGCGAAAGGGATAAATATACCAAGTTTACTCGTTCATTCCGAATCTGATGACTATACAATGCCCTCACATTCCAAAGAAATCGAAGAAAACATAGCTACAAAAAAGAAGAAACTCTATCGCACAAAGAACGGAGCTGGTCACGCAAAATCAATTTTAGTGAATCGAGAGGAATACGAAAGAACCATAGATGAGTTTATAACAAATTATTCAGTCTATGGTTCTCAGTGA
- a CDS encoding M24 family metallopeptidase has product MPILEKRGIVSQIAGHWSRFSSPSIVEPEADDKEGFLKAQRLAYDCVTTIEREIRPGSTEKQIAKLLAGYLFDHGVRTFLHRPFVWFGEHARFDGYKRFTQFHPSNRTLSEEETFILDVSPIVNGYVGDIGYSSSLIPNPILEEGMSFLLSLRDKIPALFLSNLSSREIWWKIDSEIKANGFDNVHAKYPFSVLGHRVYRTKTPNLRLPLIPISFASWFSWQASYEFLSHKILPELLTPDHEGDRLGLWAIEPHLGKGKVGFKFEEILVVEKEKAYWLDDQVPHLRKYKKEDITK; this is encoded by the coding sequence ATGCCAATTTTAGAAAAGAGAGGAATTGTATCTCAAATTGCAGGCCATTGGTCTCGTTTTTCGTCCCCATCTATAGTGGAACCGGAGGCCGATGACAAAGAAGGATTTCTAAAGGCACAGAGATTAGCCTATGACTGCGTGACCACGATTGAACGAGAAATTCGTCCAGGTTCTACGGAAAAGCAGATTGCGAAGCTCTTGGCTGGATATCTCTTTGACCATGGCGTGCGGACATTTCTACACCGTCCTTTCGTTTGGTTCGGAGAACATGCACGGTTTGATGGCTATAAGAGATTCACTCAATTCCATCCAAGCAATCGGACTTTATCAGAAGAAGAGACTTTTATTTTAGATGTCTCTCCGATTGTTAATGGTTATGTGGGAGACATCGGATACTCTTCTTCTCTCATCCCTAATCCCATCTTGGAGGAAGGAATGTCTTTTCTCTTGTCCTTACGAGATAAGATTCCCGCTCTTTTTCTTTCAAATCTATCCTCAAGAGAAATTTGGTGGAAGATAGACTCAGAGATAAAAGCAAATGGATTTGACAATGTGCATGCGAAGTATCCTTTCTCAGTCCTTGGGCATAGAGTCTACAGAACCAAAACACCCAATCTTCGGCTCCCACTTATTCCCATAAGCTTTGCTAGTTGGTTTAGCTGGCAAGCTTCCTATGAATTTTTGAGCCACAAGATATTACCCGAACTCTTAACACCTGATCATGAAGGAGATCGTTTGGGTCTATGGGCAATAGAACCGCATTTAGGGAAAGGAAAGGTGGGTTTTAAATTCGAGGAAATACTAGTGGTAGAAAAAGAGAAAGCCTATTGGCTCGATGACCAAGTGCCTCACTTGCGAAAATACAAAAAGGAAGATATCACCAAATGA
- a CDS encoding SMP-30/gluconolactonase/LRE family protein — protein sequence MKVTFILYFCLLTLVNCYSQDIKIGKAYSLKEVPFAIQEVQSQDPFPEHLKHDFKELPGHDDIVFDGSKNVAYASGMDGWIWKLDLERGTTSQWAKPPVNPAGLQFSNAKKEKLLVCASKLGGQTYEESNRVGLYELDLKTKSFQALVISLPKVENDDLEKVYPLKGAPTWQLKNLHSNQTRNFSLCNDIAVSQDGNRIFLTEPFERENAAMGSGAIPEAIGLYPHGKLWMYDRKKDTISLLLNGFTFIDGIVLEEGLQKDDIAVIFSETTKFRILKAYLSGEKQPSFKILFDSLPGLADGLERDQDGKIWVGIIKPRSGLINFVHRNPWTKPFLLSLPQGLLPIAKKTGILVLDRTGEKALYYTMHDGSLLKDISVVVPHGEFIYLPTFDLKAKGLFSLPKEALTMKEEK from the coding sequence ATGAAAGTTACCTTTATTCTATATTTTTGTCTATTAACGCTTGTCAATTGCTATTCACAAGATATAAAAATAGGAAAAGCGTATTCCTTGAAAGAGGTTCCATTTGCCATACAAGAAGTGCAAAGTCAGGACCCATTTCCCGAACATCTGAAGCATGATTTTAAGGAATTACCTGGTCATGATGATATTGTATTTGATGGAAGCAAAAACGTTGCCTATGCCTCAGGGATGGATGGCTGGATTTGGAAATTGGATTTAGAAAGGGGCACCACCTCCCAGTGGGCCAAACCTCCTGTCAATCCAGCAGGATTACAATTTTCAAATGCTAAGAAAGAAAAACTATTGGTCTGCGCCTCAAAGCTTGGTGGACAAACTTATGAGGAAAGTAACCGTGTCGGACTATATGAGTTGGACCTCAAAACAAAGTCTTTCCAAGCATTGGTTATATCACTTCCTAAAGTAGAGAACGATGATTTGGAAAAGGTATATCCTTTAAAGGGAGCACCCACTTGGCAGCTAAAAAATTTGCATTCCAACCAAACACGAAACTTTTCTCTCTGCAACGACATTGCAGTCTCCCAGGATGGCAATCGAATCTTTCTTACCGAACCATTTGAAAGAGAAAATGCTGCAATGGGATCTGGTGCCATCCCAGAAGCAATTGGACTTTACCCACACGGCAAATTGTGGATGTATGATCGAAAGAAAGATACCATCTCACTTTTGTTAAATGGATTCACCTTTATTGATGGGATTGTCTTAGAAGAAGGCCTACAAAAAGATGATATCGCAGTTATCTTTTCCGAAACTACCAAATTTCGTATCCTCAAGGCCTATCTATCAGGAGAGAAACAACCCAGCTTCAAAATCTTATTTGATAGCCTTCCAGGTCTTGCCGACGGACTGGAAAGGGATCAGGATGGAAAGATATGGGTTGGCATCATCAAGCCTAGGTCAGGACTTATCAATTTTGTTCACCGAAATCCATGGACAAAGCCATTTTTACTCTCCTTGCCTCAAGGTCTTCTTCCGATCGCAAAGAAGACTGGGATTTTAGTTCTAGATAGGACAGGAGAAAAGGCCTTATACTATACCATGCATGATGGATCTCTTCTGAAAGATATTTCCGTCGTTGTGCCACATGGTGAATTTATTTATTTACCAACATTTGATCTGAAGGCAAAGGGACTCTTCTCTCTTCCCAAGGAAGCACTGACCATGAAAGAAGAAAAATGA
- a CDS encoding helix-turn-helix domain-containing protein, which yields METQKKNVLYLWNGKVFFATNQMQTEVHSHYAATLAISLEKPFSIQYKGEEREYRVAFLGPNTVHKTVSPDVAMVALLIDPETYEFQSLAGRFLEDTIVELDIGLFQKQMLSLSSLYHGRLSPHEAYKLLLDLLQSIHSFPNRKLTMDPRMQKLGDQLRKELPSQIKMSNLKKDLGLSEDHIIKLFKESFGIPLRRYLLWLRLLRAVEEISSGNNLTEAAHAAGFSDSAHFSRTFKENFGFVPSLFFGHLRESEIYFCEST from the coding sequence ATGGAAACCCAGAAAAAAAATGTCCTCTACCTTTGGAATGGCAAAGTATTTTTTGCGACAAACCAAATGCAGACTGAAGTCCATAGCCATTATGCAGCAACACTGGCTATATCTTTAGAGAAACCGTTTTCTATCCAATACAAAGGAGAAGAGAGAGAATACAGGGTAGCCTTTCTTGGTCCAAATACTGTCCATAAGACAGTCTCACCCGATGTCGCAATGGTGGCTCTGCTCATTGATCCGGAAACCTATGAATTCCAATCGCTTGCTGGTAGGTTTCTCGAAGACACCATCGTAGAGTTAGACATTGGTCTCTTTCAGAAACAAATGCTTTCACTTTCCTCGCTCTACCATGGAAGATTGAGTCCTCATGAGGCATACAAACTACTTTTAGATTTACTCCAATCCATACACTCATTTCCCAATCGGAAACTGACAATGGACCCTAGAATGCAAAAGTTAGGTGATCAATTGCGAAAGGAGCTACCTAGCCAAATCAAAATGTCAAACCTGAAAAAGGATCTTGGCCTATCGGAAGATCATATCATCAAATTATTCAAAGAGAGTTTTGGAATCCCATTGCGCAGATACTTACTTTGGCTGAGACTCCTGCGAGCAGTGGAAGAAATCTCCTCAGGAAATAACCTAACAGAGGCAGCACATGCTGCAGGTTTTTCTGACTCTGCACATTTTTCCAGAACCTTTAAGGAAAACTTCGGATTTGTTCCCTCCCTTTTCTTTGGACATCTAAGAGAGTCAGAGATTTACTTTTGTGAATCTACTTAA
- a CDS encoding SMP-30/gluconolactonase/LRE family protein: MPEPSKQFLFFLFICLSSFQCKSIDSLPYEPMSKPEPVGVYEVNELLTKSDLLAQGKVAGLESLDIDDKGNVYGGDREGNIIQISPKGDIKVLANTGGRPLGVQFDSKKNLIIADAFKGLLSLSPNGDLRTLVDAYQGVPFQFTDDLDIAKDGKIYFSDASVYKQTEYLYDLLESRPYGKVYVYDPKTQSTNLIADNLYFANGIALSQKEDFLLVNETYRYRITRIWLSGSKKGQRDIFIDNLPGFPDNITRNEKGEFWLALFTVRNDRMDRMHPSPWKKNATAKLPKFLWPKPQAYGYCLLLDANGKPKLSLQDPKGNHLKEITSVIEVKGKLYLGSLYSDRIGIYDLQGK; the protein is encoded by the coding sequence ATGCCCGAGCCCTCAAAACAGTTTCTATTTTTCCTTTTCATATGCCTTTCTTCTTTTCAATGCAAAAGTATCGACTCACTTCCCTATGAACCAATGAGTAAACCAGAACCAGTTGGTGTCTATGAAGTGAATGAGCTACTCACAAAATCAGATCTTCTAGCACAAGGCAAAGTTGCTGGTCTTGAATCTTTAGACATTGACGACAAAGGCAATGTGTATGGTGGTGACAGAGAGGGGAATATCATCCAGATCTCTCCGAAAGGAGACATCAAGGTCTTAGCCAACACGGGCGGACGGCCCCTAGGTGTTCAATTCGATTCCAAAAAAAACCTAATCATTGCAGATGCATTTAAAGGTTTGTTATCGCTTTCACCAAATGGGGACTTGCGAACCTTAGTGGATGCCTACCAAGGAGTTCCTTTTCAATTTACAGACGACTTGGACATTGCAAAAGATGGAAAGATCTATTTTAGTGATGCAAGTGTCTATAAACAAACTGAGTATCTTTATGACCTATTAGAATCTCGTCCTTATGGAAAGGTTTATGTTTATGATCCAAAAACTCAGTCTACAAACTTAATAGCGGACAATTTATACTTTGCAAATGGAATCGCACTTAGTCAAAAAGAAGATTTTCTCCTGGTAAATGAAACCTATCGATACCGTATTACAAGGATATGGTTGTCTGGATCCAAAAAAGGCCAAAGAGATATCTTTATCGATAACTTACCAGGTTTTCCCGATAACATCACTAGAAATGAAAAAGGAGAGTTTTGGCTTGCACTTTTTACAGTTCGTAACGATCGTATGGACAGAATGCACCCTTCTCCCTGGAAAAAGAATGCAACAGCCAAACTTCCTAAGTTCCTTTGGCCGAAACCGCAAGCCTACGGATATTGTCTTCTTTTGGATGCAAATGGAAAACCAAAACTCTCTCTTCAAGATCCAAAAGGAAATCACCTTAAGGAAATTACGAGTGTAATTGAAGTAAAAGGGAAATTGTATTTAGGCAGCCTCTACTCTGATCGAATCGGAATCTACGACTTGCAAGGGAAATAG
- a CDS encoding CPBP family intramembrane glutamic endopeptidase: MNIYRKFSHFFLFGIALSLLLSAILYGMQMYFISLHSGEGLKPFTFSKILSRTATIVLFVSMVWFRKRVDQKSIISLGLSNFSQNKHYLMKGFLAGIVSLSLVVIVQLLVGASTWNPKAWGTFETIKFVYILFVVLLIGLVEELFFRGFLLQAWINELGTKKGALYTSLFFSLTHFIRPIHDPLLLIPEFIGLFLVGYALSLAFIYTKSLYLPIGIHAGWVFVAKMESQFVDRIPYEMHWVFGGERLVTSAIAWVFMALFLLFLKKSYDVNQNKMNWSLY; encoded by the coding sequence ATGAACATCTACCGAAAATTCAGTCATTTCTTTTTATTTGGAATAGCTCTTAGCCTACTTTTAAGTGCTATCTTGTATGGAATGCAGATGTATTTCATCTCACTGCATTCTGGCGAAGGTTTGAAACCGTTTACGTTTTCAAAGATCTTATCAAGGACAGCTACTATCGTACTCTTTGTTTCCATGGTTTGGTTTCGGAAACGGGTGGATCAAAAATCAATCATATCTTTAGGTCTATCTAATTTTTCACAAAACAAGCATTATCTTATGAAAGGATTTTTGGCAGGCATTGTTTCTCTTTCTTTGGTTGTCATTGTCCAACTTTTGGTAGGAGCCTCCACTTGGAATCCCAAAGCTTGGGGCACATTTGAGACAATCAAATTTGTGTATATTTTGTTCGTTGTCCTTTTGATCGGTCTAGTGGAAGAACTTTTTTTCCGTGGTTTTCTCCTACAAGCCTGGATCAATGAGTTGGGAACAAAGAAAGGTGCTTTGTATACCAGTCTATTTTTTTCACTCACACATTTCATTCGTCCGATCCATGACCCGCTTCTTCTGATACCAGAGTTTATCGGCTTATTTTTAGTAGGCTATGCGCTCTCTCTTGCCTTTATCTATACAAAATCATTATATCTACCAATTGGGATTCATGCTGGCTGGGTTTTCGTTGCAAAGATGGAGTCACAATTTGTGGATCGAATCCCGTATGAAATGCACTGGGTTTTTGGTGGAGAAAGACTTGTTACTAGCGCGATCGCTTGGGTATTTATGGCTCTCTTTTTACTATTCCTAAAAAAATCGTACGATGTGAACCAAAATAAAATGAATTGGTCTCTATATTAA